One part of the Rutidosis leptorrhynchoides isolate AG116_Rl617_1_P2 chromosome 1, CSIRO_AGI_Rlap_v1, whole genome shotgun sequence genome encodes these proteins:
- the LOC139885987 gene encoding transcription factor ILR3, whose translation MVTPENTNWIYEYGLIDDIAVPEANNFTVPVSGFNWPVHSTFNHSSSNPSAEVDGSTVDSDCHNDSRSKKRGRSESCSGTTSKACREKLRRDKLNDKFVELASILDPGRPPKVDKAAILVDAVRMVTSLRKEAQKLKDSTTDLQEKIKELKAEKNELRDEKQRLRMEKEKLEHQVNSMSHPQPTFMAPPPAIPAAYAAGQAGNKLVPIISYPGMAMWQFMPPAAVDTSQDHVLRPPVA comes from the exons ATGGTTACACCGGAAAACACAAATTGGATTTATGAATACGGATTGATTGATGATATAGCTGTACCTGAGGCTAATAATTTCACAGTTCCTGTTTCTGGATTCAATTGGCCTGTTCACTCcacctttaatcattcatcttcaaaccctag TGCTGAAGTTGATGGGTCAACTGTGGATTCAGATTGTCATAATGATTCTCGATCAAAAAAGCG GGGAAGGTCTGAATCTTGCAGTGGCACAACTAGCAAAGCATGTCGAGAGAAATTAAGGAGGGATAAGCTAAATGACAA GTTTGTTGAATTGGCTTCAATTCTTGACCCTGGGAGGCCCCCTAAAGTTGATAAGGCTGCTATATTGGTTGATGCTGTCCGAATGGTGACATCATTACGAAAAGAAGCTCAAAAGCTGAAGGATTCTACTACAGAtcttcaggagaaaattaaggagctGAAG GCTGAGAAAAACGAACTCCGTGATGAGAAGCAGAGGCTTAGGATGGAAAAAGAGAAACTTGAGCACCAAGTAAACTCAATGAGTCACCCGCAACCTACCTTTATGGCACCCCCACCTGCAATCCCGGCTGCATATGCTGCAGGCCAAGCAGGCAATAAGTTGGTGCCGATCATCAGCTACCCTGGAATGGCCATGTGGCAGTTCATGCCGCCTGCTGCGGTCGACACCTCACAGGATCATGTGCTTCGCCCGCCAGTTGCCTAA